In Alteribacter lacisalsi, a genomic segment contains:
- a CDS encoding helix-turn-helix transcriptional regulator: MTGELLKHCRQVAGYTQAGLAEAVGVSQSTMVRLENDAFQMRPATQRKIMEAFASEGIGTKEISLLTELFKSKGMR, translated from the coding sequence ATGACAGGCGAACTACTCAAACATTGCAGACAGGTGGCAGGGTATACACAGGCAGGGCTGGCTGAAGCAGTCGGCGTTTCTCAGTCAACTATGGTCAGACTTGAAAATGATGCGTTCCAGATGCGACCAGCTACACAGAGAAAAATTATGGAAGCTTTTGCTTCTGAAGGTATCGGGACAAAGGAAATTTCCCTTTTAACTGAACTCTTTAAAAGTAAGGGGATGCGGTAA